From one Physeter macrocephalus isolate SW-GA chromosome 18, ASM283717v5, whole genome shotgun sequence genomic stretch:
- the GNAT1 gene encoding guanine nucleotide-binding protein G(t) subunit alpha-1 isoform X1, giving the protein MGAGASAEEKHSRELEKKLKEDAEKDARTVKLLLLGAGESGKSTIVKQMKIIHQDGYSLEECLEFIAIIYGNTLQSILAIVRAMTTLNIQYGDSARQDDARKLMHMADTIEEGTMPKEMSDIIQRLWKDSGIQACFDRASEYQLNDSAGYYLSDLERLVTPGYVPTEQDVLRSRVKTTGIIETQFSFKDLNFRMFDVGGQRSERKKWIHCFEGVTCIIFIAALSAYDMVLVEDDEVNRMHESLHLFNSICNHRYFATTSIVLFLNKKDVFSEKIKKAHLSICFPDYNGA; this is encoded by the exons ATGGGGGCTGGGGCCAGCGCTGAGGAGAAGCACTCAAGGGAgctggaaaagaagctgaaagaagATGCCGAGAAGGATGCTCGAACCGTGAAACTGCTGCTTCTGG GTGCCGGTGAGTCCGGGAAGAGTACCATTGTCAAGCAGATGAA GATCATCCACCAGGATGGGTACTCGCTGGAAGAGTGCCTCGAGTTCATTGCCATCATATATGGCAACACGCTACAGTCCATCTTGGCCATCGTGCGCGCCATGACCACGCTCAATATCCAGTATGGAGACTCTGCGCGCCAG GACGATGCCCGGAAGTTGATGCACATGGCGGACACCATCGAGGAGGGCACTATGCCCAAGGAGATGTCAGACATCATCCAGCGGCTGTGGAAGGACTCGGGTATCCAGGCCTGTTTCGATCGCGCCTCGGAGTACCAGCTCAACGACTCTGCTGGCTA CTACCTCTCGGACCTGGAGCGCCTGGTAACCCCGGGCTACGTGCCCACTGAACAGGACGTGCTGCGCTCGCGTGTCAAGACCACTGGTATCATTGAGACGCAGTTCTCCTTCAAGGACCTCAACTTCCG GATGTTCGATGTGGGCGGGCAGCGCTCAGAACGCAAGAAGTGGATCCACTGCTTCGAGGGTGTGACCTGCATCATCTTCATCGCGGCGCTCAGCGCCTACGACATGGTGCTTGTGGAGGACGACGAAGTG AACCGCATGCACGAGAGTCTGCACCTATTCAACAGTATCTGCAACCACCGCTACTTCGCCACCACGTCCATCGTGCTCTTCCTCAACAAGAAGGACGTTTTCTCGGAGAAGATAAAAAAGGCGCACCTCAGCATCTGCTTTCCGGACTACAATG gTGCCTGA
- the GNAT1 gene encoding guanine nucleotide-binding protein G(t) subunit alpha-1 isoform X2, protein MGAGASAEEKHSRELEKKLKEDAEKDARTVKLLLLGAGESGKSTIVKQMKIIHQDGYSLEECLEFIAIIYGNTLQSILAIVRAMTTLNIQYGDSARQDDARKLMHMADTIEEGTMPKEMSDIIQRLWKDSGIQACFDRASEYQLNDSAGYYLSDLERLVTPGYVPTEQDVLRSRVKTTGIIETQFSFKDLNFRMFDVGGQRSERKKWIHCFEGVTCIIFIAALSAYDMVLVEDDEVNRMHESLHLFNSICNHRYFATTSIVLFLNKKDVFSEKIKKAHLSICFPDYNGPNTYEDAGNYIKVQFLELNMRRDVKEIYSHMTCATDTQNVKFVFDAVTDIIIKENLKDCGLF, encoded by the exons ATGGGGGCTGGGGCCAGCGCTGAGGAGAAGCACTCAAGGGAgctggaaaagaagctgaaagaagATGCCGAGAAGGATGCTCGAACCGTGAAACTGCTGCTTCTGG GTGCCGGTGAGTCCGGGAAGAGTACCATTGTCAAGCAGATGAA GATCATCCACCAGGATGGGTACTCGCTGGAAGAGTGCCTCGAGTTCATTGCCATCATATATGGCAACACGCTACAGTCCATCTTGGCCATCGTGCGCGCCATGACCACGCTCAATATCCAGTATGGAGACTCTGCGCGCCAG GACGATGCCCGGAAGTTGATGCACATGGCGGACACCATCGAGGAGGGCACTATGCCCAAGGAGATGTCAGACATCATCCAGCGGCTGTGGAAGGACTCGGGTATCCAGGCCTGTTTCGATCGCGCCTCGGAGTACCAGCTCAACGACTCTGCTGGCTA CTACCTCTCGGACCTGGAGCGCCTGGTAACCCCGGGCTACGTGCCCACTGAACAGGACGTGCTGCGCTCGCGTGTCAAGACCACTGGTATCATTGAGACGCAGTTCTCCTTCAAGGACCTCAACTTCCG GATGTTCGATGTGGGCGGGCAGCGCTCAGAACGCAAGAAGTGGATCCACTGCTTCGAGGGTGTGACCTGCATCATCTTCATCGCGGCGCTCAGCGCCTACGACATGGTGCTTGTGGAGGACGACGAAGTG AACCGCATGCACGAGAGTCTGCACCTATTCAACAGTATCTGCAACCACCGCTACTTCGCCACCACGTCCATCGTGCTCTTCCTCAACAAGAAGGACGTTTTCTCGGAGAAGATAAAAAAGGCGCACCTCAGCATCTGCTTTCCGGACTACAATG GGCCCAACACATATGAGGACGCGGGCAATTACATCAAGGTGCAATTCCTCGAGCTCAACATGAGACGCGACGTGAAGGAGATCTATTCCCACATGACGTGCGCCACCGACACACAGAACGTCAAGTTTGTCTTCGACGCTGTCACCGACATTATCATCAAGGAGAACCTCAAAGACTGCGGCCTCTTCTGA